A single genomic interval of Sphingopyxis sp. CCNWLW2 harbors:
- a CDS encoding family 43 glycosylhydrolase — translation MLKLAGGGLLATGLSGLGAPAAWAAAAPMSSDPTPAWAKGFDGQRKADLGDGRFLNPIMAGDHPDPSILKDGADYYMTFSTFDSYPGLVIWHSRDLVNWRPIGPALTKNIGSVWAPELCKHKGRYYLYIPTKGPNTSWVIWADRIEGPWSAPVDLNLPNHIDPGHAVGEDGSRWLFLSGGDRVRLSDDGLSRIGEPEHVYDPWRYPADWVVEGFAPEGPKIARRGDYYYMITAVGGTAGPPTGHMVIAARSKSIHGPWENCPANPLVRTTSAAEKWWSRGHATLVEGPAGDWWSVYHGFENGYWTLGRQALLDPIEWTDDGWFRMKGGDLSRPIAKPRGGTIAGPHGMALSDDFAALALGAKWNFFKPAADERSRARVENGALVLAARGKAPVDSSPLLLIAGDQAYRFECDIEIAPGGTAGLILFYDEKLYCGLGFDGERFVTHQYGIERARPANPHGRAMRMRVTNNRHIVTYDTSGDGGKTWVRFDRGMEVSGYHHNVRGGFLMLRPGLYSAGQGEARFRNFTFRALD, via the coding sequence ATGCTCAAACTCGCCGGGGGCGGCCTGCTCGCGACCGGCCTGTCGGGCCTCGGCGCGCCCGCCGCGTGGGCGGCGGCGGCGCCCATGTCTTCGGATCCCACTCCTGCCTGGGCCAAGGGCTTCGACGGCCAGCGCAAGGCCGATCTCGGCGACGGGCGCTTTCTCAATCCGATCATGGCCGGCGACCATCCCGATCCGTCGATCCTGAAGGACGGCGCCGATTATTATATGACCTTCTCGACCTTCGATAGCTATCCGGGGCTGGTCATCTGGCATTCGCGCGACCTCGTGAACTGGCGCCCGATCGGCCCCGCGCTGACGAAGAATATCGGATCGGTCTGGGCGCCCGAACTGTGCAAGCACAAGGGGCGCTATTATCTCTACATCCCCACGAAAGGCCCGAATACCAGCTGGGTGATCTGGGCCGACCGGATCGAGGGACCGTGGAGCGCGCCGGTCGATCTGAACCTGCCGAACCATATCGACCCCGGCCATGCGGTCGGCGAGGATGGGTCGCGCTGGCTGTTCCTGTCGGGCGGCGACCGCGTCCGCCTGTCTGACGATGGCCTGTCGCGCATCGGCGAGCCCGAGCATGTCTATGACCCGTGGCGCTATCCCGCCGACTGGGTCGTCGAAGGCTTCGCGCCCGAGGGGCCGAAGATCGCGCGGCGCGGCGATTATTATTACATGATCACCGCGGTCGGCGGCACCGCGGGGCCGCCGACCGGCCATATGGTGATCGCGGCGCGCTCGAAATCGATCCACGGGCCGTGGGAGAACTGCCCCGCGAACCCGCTCGTCCGCACGACGTCGGCGGCCGAAAAATGGTGGTCGCGCGGCCATGCGACGCTCGTCGAGGGACCCGCGGGCGACTGGTGGAGTGTCTATCACGGCTTCGAAAATGGCTATTGGACATTGGGGCGGCAGGCTTTGCTCGATCCGATCGAATGGACCGACGACGGCTGGTTCCGCATGAAGGGCGGCGACCTGTCGCGGCCGATCGCAAAGCCCAGGGGCGGCACGATCGCGGGCCCGCACGGCATGGCGCTCTCCGACGATTTCGCCGCGCTCGCGCTCGGCGCGAAATGGAATTTCTTCAAGCCCGCCGCCGACGAGCGCAGCCGCGCACGTGTCGAAAATGGCGCGCTGGTGCTCGCGGCACGCGGCAAGGCGCCCGTAGACTCTTCACCGCTGCTGCTGATTGCGGGCGATCAGGCGTACCGTTTCGAATGCGATATCGAGATCGCGCCCGGCGGCACCGCGGGGCTGATCCTCTTCTACGATGAGAAACTCTATTGCGGGCTCGGCTTCGACGGCGAACGCTTCGTCACCCACCAATATGGCATCGAACGCGCGCGCCCCGCCAATCCGCACGGCCGGGCGATGCGCATGCGCGTCACCAACAACCGCCACATCGTCACCTATGACACCAGCGGCGACGGCGGAAAGACGTGGGTCCGGTTCGACCGCGGCATGGAGGTCTCGGGCTATCACCACAATGTGCGCGGCGGCTTCCTGATGCTGCGTCCTGGCCTCTACTCGGCGGGGCAGGGCGAAGCGCGTTTCCGCAACTTCACTTTCCGCGCACTCGACTAA
- a CDS encoding UxaA family hydrolase: protein MTGSSRIHAIRVHGVDNVATVIADIAAGAPLFADSDLRASVAVGRGHKIALAPIAHGEAVIKYGFPIGIATADIAPGDHVHSHNLTTALRSDGDYHYAPDAREATPDAKPAPTFGGYVRPDGRVGTRNEIWILPTVGCVGNLAARVARIAGARHARAVDGVHAFKHPFGCSQLGDDLGHTRALLAALAQHPNAGGVLIVGLGCESNQLGALVDRIPAERRAHIRTLSAQAVEDDEAACLTLVDELVAGCADTPRHEVPLSQLVLGVKCGGSDGLSGLTANPLVGRMADAVAAAGGKVVLTEIPEIFGAEQLLMDRAISREVFDDTARLVRDFKDYFIRNGEPVSENPSPGNIAGGITTLEEKSLGAVQKGGKVPVVDVRRYGGEATLPGLTLLEAPGNDAVSSTALTAAGATIILFTTGRGTPLGFPAPTLKIASNSALAQRKAGWIDFDAGTVLDAGFDSAADALLDLIATTASGAPTRAEANEERDIAIWKSGVTL, encoded by the coding sequence ATGACCGGCAGCAGCCGAATCCATGCGATCCGCGTCCATGGCGTGGATAATGTCGCGACGGTGATTGCCGATATCGCGGCAGGCGCCCCCCTGTTCGCGGACAGTGATCTTCGCGCATCGGTTGCCGTGGGGCGCGGGCACAAGATCGCTCTCGCGCCGATCGCGCACGGCGAAGCGGTGATCAAATATGGCTTCCCGATCGGAATCGCGACCGCCGACATCGCGCCGGGCGACCATGTCCACAGCCATAATCTGACGACCGCGCTGCGCAGCGATGGCGATTATCATTATGCGCCGGACGCGCGCGAAGCGACACCAGATGCCAAGCCGGCGCCGACCTTCGGAGGCTACGTCCGCCCCGACGGCCGCGTCGGCACGCGCAACGAAATCTGGATCCTGCCGACCGTCGGCTGCGTCGGCAATCTGGCCGCGCGTGTCGCGCGGATCGCGGGCGCGCGCCATGCAAGGGCCGTCGACGGGGTTCATGCGTTCAAGCATCCGTTTGGCTGTTCGCAGCTTGGCGACGATCTGGGACATACGCGCGCCTTGCTCGCGGCGCTCGCGCAGCATCCCAATGCCGGCGGGGTGCTGATCGTCGGGCTGGGGTGCGAGAGCAACCAGCTCGGCGCGCTGGTCGACCGGATCCCGGCCGAGCGACGCGCGCATATCCGCACGCTGTCGGCGCAGGCGGTCGAGGATGACGAGGCGGCGTGTCTGACGCTGGTTGACGAGCTGGTAGCGGGCTGCGCCGATACACCGCGCCACGAGGTGCCGCTGTCGCAGCTGGTGCTGGGGGTGAAGTGCGGCGGCTCCGACGGGCTGTCGGGGCTGACCGCCAACCCGCTCGTCGGGCGCATGGCGGATGCCGTCGCGGCGGCCGGCGGCAAGGTCGTGCTGACCGAAATCCCCGAGATTTTCGGCGCCGAACAGCTGCTGATGGACCGTGCGATATCGCGCGAGGTGTTCGACGACACCGCCCGGCTGGTGCGGGATTTCAAGGATTATTTCATTCGCAACGGCGAGCCGGTGAGCGAGAATCCGTCGCCCGGCAATATCGCGGGCGGGATCACCACGCTCGAGGAAAAGTCGCTCGGCGCGGTGCAGAAGGGCGGCAAGGTGCCGGTGGTCGACGTCCGGCGCTACGGCGGCGAAGCCACGCTGCCCGGGCTGACCTTGCTCGAGGCGCCGGGCAATGACGCGGTGTCGTCGACCGCGCTGACCGCGGCGGGCGCGACGATCATCCTGTTCACCACCGGCCGCGGCACCCCGCTCGGCTTTCCGGCGCCGACGCTGAAGATCGCGTCGAACAGCGCGCTGGCGCAGCGCAAGGCGGGCTGGATCGACTTCGATGCGGGGACGGTGCTCGATGCGGGCTTCGACAGCGCGGCGGACGCGCTGCTCGACCTGATCGCAACCACCGCATCGGGCGCGCCGACCAGGGCCGAAGCCAATGAGGAACGCGATATCGCGATCTGGAAGTCGGGCGTGACGCTTTAG
- a CDS encoding cupin domain-containing protein, with protein MSALLALLLAGAAAPAMVVIDEATTIREEAPPHGAIGLSTAYRISDAVPAPRSFEFRKRALHVGAAIGVHPIDHDEIYYVLSGTGIVHSDGEEKELKAGTAAWLYKGAKVGIHQTGSEPLVLIIAYPNKAASQ; from the coding sequence ATGAGCGCGCTCCTCGCCCTCCTGCTCGCGGGCGCCGCCGCCCCCGCAATGGTTGTGATCGACGAAGCGACTACGATCCGCGAAGAAGCGCCGCCGCACGGCGCGATCGGCCTGTCGACCGCATACCGGATCAGCGACGCAGTCCCCGCGCCGCGCAGCTTCGAATTCCGCAAGCGCGCGCTGCACGTCGGCGCGGCTATCGGCGTACATCCGATCGACCATGACGAGATTTATTATGTCCTCTCGGGCACCGGCATCGTTCATTCGGACGGCGAGGAAAAGGAACTCAAGGCCGGAACCGCGGCGTGGCTCTACAAGGGCGCAAAGGTCGGCATTCACCAGACGGGAAGCGAGCCGCTGGTGCTAATCATCGCCTATCCGAACAAGGCAGCAAGCCAATGA
- a CDS encoding pectate lyase family protein produces the protein MPKKPWITALFLALSLSSGSAMAAGAAPLAFPGAVGPAAETPGGRGGQILRVTTLAPDGPGSLKAAIETPGPRIIVFEVGGVIDMGRSTIEIKHPFLTIAGQTAPGPGITLIRTGIDVKTHDVVMRHLRVYTGVDGQPKRSGWEADTFSTVAAHNVIVDHCTLMWGIDENMSASGPRFTGKSVDEWRKGTSHNITFSNNLAAEGLADASHPKGEHSKGSLIHDNATGIVFYRNVWAHNVERNPLIKGGAQALMINNLIYNPQHRAVHYNLMNLEWVGHEYVTGQITAVGNIMRGGNDTDAGLPFLMLGGDGDLEYYGKDNLAVDRHGQPLPEFGRYGETQAKLIQAKAPLAPVGGYNILPVRDVETSVLATAGARPWARDAEEIRVLFFVAEGRGDVIDDEKEVSGYPKVKEVRAPFVAAEWDLTTMEPKSGRYPGQTAPLPQENLSARDSASRTAN, from the coding sequence ATGCCCAAAAAGCCCTGGATAACTGCGCTTTTTCTGGCTCTTAGCCTGTCATCGGGTTCGGCGATGGCGGCCGGTGCGGCGCCGCTCGCCTTCCCCGGCGCGGTCGGGCCGGCGGCAGAGACCCCGGGCGGACGCGGCGGGCAGATATTGCGCGTGACCACGCTCGCGCCCGACGGTCCGGGGTCGCTGAAGGCGGCGATCGAGACGCCGGGGCCGCGCATCATCGTGTTCGAGGTCGGCGGCGTGATCGACATGGGCCGCAGCACGATCGAGATCAAACATCCGTTCCTGACGATCGCCGGCCAGACCGCGCCCGGACCCGGGATCACGCTCATCCGCACCGGGATCGATGTGAAGACGCACGACGTCGTGATGCGCCACTTGCGTGTCTATACCGGCGTCGACGGCCAGCCGAAACGCAGCGGGTGGGAGGCCGACACTTTCTCGACCGTTGCCGCGCATAATGTCATCGTCGACCATTGCACGCTGATGTGGGGGATCGACGAGAATATGTCGGCGTCGGGGCCGCGCTTCACCGGCAAGAGCGTCGACGAGTGGCGGAAAGGCACCAGCCACAATATCACCTTCTCGAACAATCTCGCCGCCGAGGGGCTGGCCGATGCGAGCCATCCGAAGGGCGAGCATAGCAAGGGATCGCTGATCCACGACAATGCGACGGGGATCGTCTTTTACCGCAACGTCTGGGCGCATAATGTCGAGCGCAACCCGCTGATCAAGGGCGGCGCGCAGGCGCTGATGATCAACAACCTCATCTATAATCCGCAGCACCGCGCGGTGCATTATAATCTGATGAACCTCGAATGGGTCGGGCATGAGTATGTGACGGGGCAGATCACCGCGGTGGGCAATATCATGCGCGGCGGCAACGACACCGACGCGGGCCTGCCCTTTCTGATGCTCGGCGGCGACGGCGACCTCGAATATTATGGCAAGGACAATCTGGCGGTCGATCGCCACGGCCAGCCGCTTCCCGAGTTCGGCCGCTATGGCGAGACGCAGGCCAAGCTGATCCAGGCGAAGGCGCCGCTCGCGCCGGTCGGCGGCTACAATATCCTGCCGGTGCGCGATGTCGAAACCTCGGTACTCGCGACCGCCGGGGCGCGGCCCTGGGCGCGCGATGCCGAGGAGATCCGCGTGCTCTTCTTCGTCGCCGAGGGGCGCGGCGATGTGATCGACGACGAGAAGGAAGTGAGCGGTTACCCCAAGGTCAAGGAGGTGCGCGCACCCTTTGTCGCGGCCGAATGGGATCTTACGACGATGGAACCGAAGTCGGGCCGCTATCCGGGCCAGACCGCGCCGTTGCCGCAAGAAAATCTGTCGGCGCGCGACAGCGCGTCGCGGACGGCGAACTGA
- a CDS encoding 2-keto-4-pentenoate hydratase yields the protein MRKMLATSDQQNVARALIDARAGKTPLTVYPGAMPQTMAEAYAIQDSAIALDGRRIGGWKVGRIAAELVDRYGRNRLTGPIFADEIFDGAADPVMPVYADGFAAAEAEVLLCFGDLGTRDYDIDSVRECIADVRTGIEIASSPFPEINRHGPAVTASDYGNNKGLVIGPSIADWQGADLIRMPVEMAIDGETVGAATMEAMLDGPFGSALFLIDILRARGIAIPPGTWVSAGAITGIHEIRPGQRAEALFDGKIRVGCSIKSY from the coding sequence ATGAGAAAGATGCTGGCGACAAGCGATCAACAGAATGTGGCGCGTGCACTAATCGACGCACGCGCGGGAAAGACACCGCTTACCGTCTATCCCGGCGCGATGCCGCAGACGATGGCTGAGGCCTATGCAATCCAGGACAGCGCGATCGCGCTCGACGGCCGGCGCATCGGCGGATGGAAGGTCGGGCGAATCGCCGCCGAGCTCGTCGATCGCTATGGCCGTAACCGCCTGACCGGCCCGATCTTCGCGGACGAAATCTTCGATGGCGCCGCCGATCCGGTGATGCCGGTTTATGCTGACGGCTTCGCTGCGGCCGAGGCTGAGGTTCTGCTCTGCTTCGGCGACCTCGGCACGCGCGATTATGACATCGACAGCGTGCGCGAGTGCATCGCCGACGTCCGCACAGGCATTGAGATCGCAAGCTCGCCTTTTCCCGAAATCAACCGCCACGGCCCCGCGGTCACCGCGTCGGACTATGGCAACAACAAGGGGCTGGTCATCGGCCCGTCGATCGCCGATTGGCAGGGTGCCGACCTGATCCGCATGCCGGTCGAAATGGCGATCGACGGCGAAACGGTCGGCGCGGCGACGATGGAGGCGATGCTCGATGGCCCGTTCGGATCGGCGCTCTTCCTGATCGACATATTGCGCGCGCGCGGCATAGCTATTCCACCCGGGACCTGGGTGTCGGCGGGGGCGATCACCGGTATCCATGAAATCAGGCCCGGCCAGCGCGCCGAAGCGCTGTTCGACGGAAAAATCCGCGTCGGCTGCTCGATCAAAAGCTACTAA
- a CDS encoding TonB-dependent receptor: MAIHAMRSIRTLTRLACGASLAVLAATPAWAQDAAAAADETVASGDEIVVTGFRASLDKALGQKRDSIAAVDVIVAEDIAKFPDQNLAESLQRIPGISIQRDAGEGRAITVRGLGAQFTRVRLNGMETIATSTDGAAANRDRAFDFNVFASELFTSLVVHKTASASLDEGSLGGVVDLNTGNPLGGKEGLTLVASAQARYNDLTKDTSPRLAGLIAWTNADRTFGVSASVAWSDYKTHELGNNSVRWAQAPFRRVNGVTCLAGSNFVANPSAACVEVAEAFHPRIPRYGLVSHDRSRLGATASIQFEPSENTSISIDGLYSKFKEVRDEYWGEVLLRSEERGIDVSNYTIDANNNLIAADLNNVYIRTERYSRQSATEFYQLSGRLEQRLGDSFKVNLLGGFSKSQADIPVETTLAFDDRDGTGYRYDYTDSKFPMLSFGPGIENPSSFVLAEFRDRPSFLTNKFKTVALDFEWELADRFKLLGGSFYRQFDFDTVGYRRDSTYCAAFTCAPGTTGLPVSADIAELFKLGKAGQPSGNSNAWIVPDLDAGTALIDLYNRPAVLQQGEQRAVTEKTYGGWFMAEFETDVLGMRMTGNAGVRYVKTDQSSSGFTNGSFVTVDRTYDDWLPSFNLNLHPTETIILRGAIAKVITRPTLGSLSPGGAVDQFNFRITSGNPFLDPYRATTFDLAAEWYFAPGAIASVALFAKDIESFPISTSLQGTYASSGLPLSLLTPGTPAHAAVVGGADPGRQFEFRTTGNGPGANLKGVELSLQLPFSAFSDALRHFGVLGNATFVKSDVDYSISGPLAYDPVDNRLEAQPNGTYTQPLLGLSKRAWNATLYYDDGKFSVRTSAAWRSGYNDSTSGNNNIFEGYGSSFNVDASIRYQLTEQVELSIEGTNLTDDYRYRFNDIFAERNYENNHFGRTFLFGARVKI, encoded by the coding sequence ATGGCAATTCATGCAATGCGGAGCATTCGCACTTTGACCCGGCTGGCGTGCGGTGCGTCGCTTGCCGTTCTGGCGGCGACGCCGGCCTGGGCGCAGGACGCTGCTGCGGCCGCCGACGAAACCGTCGCAAGCGGGGACGAGATCGTCGTCACCGGCTTCCGCGCCTCGCTCGACAAGGCGCTCGGCCAGAAGCGCGATTCGATCGCCGCGGTCGATGTGATCGTCGCCGAGGATATCGCAAAATTCCCCGACCAGAACCTCGCCGAATCGCTGCAGCGCATTCCCGGCATCTCGATCCAGCGCGACGCGGGCGAAGGCCGCGCGATCACCGTCCGCGGACTTGGGGCGCAATTCACGCGCGTTCGCCTCAACGGCATGGAAACGATCGCGACCTCGACCGACGGGGCGGCGGCGAACCGCGATCGCGCGTTCGACTTCAATGTTTTCGCTTCGGAGCTTTTCACCTCGCTCGTCGTCCACAAAACGGCGTCGGCATCGCTCGACGAAGGCTCGCTCGGCGGGGTCGTCGACCTCAACACCGGTAACCCGCTCGGCGGCAAGGAGGGGCTGACCCTCGTCGCCTCGGCGCAGGCGCGTTACAATGACCTGACCAAGGACACGAGCCCCCGCCTCGCCGGGTTGATCGCCTGGACCAATGCCGACCGCACGTTCGGCGTTTCGGCGTCGGTCGCCTGGTCCGACTATAAGACGCACGAACTTGGCAACAACAGCGTGCGCTGGGCGCAGGCTCCGTTCCGCCGCGTCAACGGCGTGACCTGCCTGGCCGGATCGAACTTCGTCGCGAATCCGTCGGCCGCCTGCGTCGAGGTGGCGGAAGCCTTTCACCCGCGCATCCCGCGCTACGGCCTCGTCAGTCACGATCGCTCGCGCCTCGGCGCGACGGCGTCGATCCAGTTCGAACCGAGCGAAAATACCAGCATTTCGATCGATGGACTCTATTCGAAGTTCAAGGAGGTGCGCGACGAATATTGGGGCGAGGTGTTGCTGCGCAGCGAAGAGCGCGGAATCGACGTGTCGAATTACACGATCGATGCGAACAACAATCTGATCGCGGCCGATCTCAACAATGTCTATATCCGCACCGAGCGCTATTCGCGGCAGAGCGCAACCGAATTCTACCAGCTGTCGGGTCGGCTCGAACAGCGGCTTGGCGACAGTTTCAAGGTCAATTTGCTCGGCGGCTTTTCCAAGTCCCAAGCCGATATTCCGGTCGAAACGACGCTGGCGTTCGACGACCGAGACGGCACCGGATATCGGTATGATTACACCGACTCAAAGTTTCCGATGCTCAGCTTTGGACCCGGAATCGAAAATCCGTCGTCGTTCGTGCTCGCCGAATTCCGCGATCGTCCGTCGTTCCTGACCAACAAATTCAAGACCGTGGCGCTCGATTTCGAATGGGAGCTTGCCGACCGCTTCAAGCTGCTCGGCGGCAGTTTCTATCGCCAGTTCGACTTCGATACCGTCGGCTATCGCCGCGATAGCACCTATTGCGCCGCGTTTACCTGCGCGCCCGGGACGACAGGGCTTCCCGTCAGCGCGGATATCGCGGAATTGTTCAAGCTCGGAAAGGCGGGGCAGCCTTCGGGCAATAGCAACGCGTGGATCGTTCCCGATCTCGACGCGGGGACGGCGCTGATCGATCTCTACAACCGCCCCGCGGTGCTGCAGCAGGGCGAGCAGCGTGCGGTCACCGAAAAAACCTATGGCGGCTGGTTCATGGCCGAGTTCGAAACCGACGTGCTCGGCATGCGGATGACGGGCAATGCCGGCGTGCGCTACGTCAAGACCGACCAGTCGTCGTCGGGCTTCACCAACGGGTCTTTCGTCACGGTTGACCGGACCTATGACGACTGGCTGCCGTCATTCAACCTGAACCTGCACCCGACCGAGACCATCATCCTGCGCGGTGCGATCGCCAAGGTCATCACCCGCCCGACGCTGGGCAGCCTCAGCCCCGGCGGCGCGGTCGATCAGTTCAATTTCCGCATCACCTCGGGCAACCCCTTCCTCGATCCCTATCGCGCAACGACCTTCGACCTCGCCGCCGAATGGTATTTCGCGCCGGGCGCCATCGCGTCGGTCGCGCTGTTCGCAAAGGATATCGAAAGCTTCCCGATCTCGACGTCGTTGCAGGGCACCTATGCGTCGAGCGGCCTTCCGCTTTCGCTGCTCACGCCGGGGACCCCGGCGCATGCCGCGGTCGTCGGCGGCGCCGATCCGGGCCGGCAGTTCGAATTCCGGACCACCGGCAACGGTCCCGGGGCGAATCTGAAGGGCGTCGAATTGTCGCTGCAGCTTCCCTTCTCGGCCTTCTCCGATGCGCTGCGCCACTTTGGCGTGCTCGGCAACGCAACCTTCGTGAAGAGCGATGTCGACTACAGCATCTCGGGGCCGCTCGCCTATGACCCGGTCGATAACCGGCTGGAGGCGCAGCCGAACGGCACCTACACCCAGCCGCTGCTCGGCCTGTCGAAGCGGGCGTGGAACGCCACCCTCTATTATGACGACGGGAAATTTTCGGTCCGCACCTCGGCCGCGTGGCGCAGCGGTTACAATGACAGCACCAGCGGCAACAACAATATCTTCGAAGGCTATGGCAGCTCGTTCAACGTCGATGCGTCGATCCGCTACCAGTTGACCGAACAGGTCGAACTTTCGATCGAAGGCACCAATTTGACCGACGATTACCGGTATCGTTTCAACGACATATTTGCCGAGCGCAATTACGAGAATAACCACTTCGGCCGTACCTTCCTGTTCGGCGCGCGCGTCAAGATCTGA
- a CDS encoding MFS transporter — translation MAQAFADGGTAAPVPRSGRYRWLIVALLFAATTVNYIDRTMLGLLAPTLGTELKWSENDYGNIVTAFQAAYALGFLVMGWLIDRFGPKIGYSIAISIWTIGHIAHGFAGSIASFMAARVILGVGEAGHFPAVVRASSEWFPQKERSYAIGWVNSATTIGVILTAPTVALFMRVLGFDWRETFIYTGAFGVLLLILWLWLYSNPRESGKVSDAELAWIEHDPPEQVERIGWGRIVTKREAWAFAVAKFLIDPVWFLMLFWLPKYFSSTYDVDLKVVLLPMIIMYLLSDVGSIFGGWTSSKLIQQGHSVNFARKVTMAIAGCFVLPLLFVTGLDNMWLAIVLIGLALAGHQAFSSTLLSIPPDMFPKRAVGSVIGLGGFMGGVGGMIMAKSTGLVLDATGGNYTFIFAACTTVYFLAVLAIHLLSPRLAPVTVESKA, via the coding sequence ATGGCACAGGCATTCGCGGACGGAGGTACGGCGGCGCCGGTGCCAAGGTCCGGCCGCTACCGCTGGCTGATCGTCGCGCTACTGTTCGCCGCGACCACGGTCAATTATATCGACCGCACCATGCTCGGCCTGCTCGCGCCGACGCTCGGCACCGAGCTTAAGTGGAGCGAGAATGACTATGGCAACATCGTCACCGCCTTCCAGGCCGCTTATGCGCTGGGTTTCTTGGTTATGGGCTGGCTGATCGACCGCTTCGGTCCCAAGATCGGATACAGCATCGCCATTTCGATCTGGACGATCGGCCATATCGCGCATGGTTTCGCGGGGTCGATCGCCTCCTTCATGGCCGCGCGCGTCATCCTCGGGGTCGGCGAGGCGGGGCATTTCCCCGCGGTCGTTCGCGCGTCGAGCGAATGGTTCCCGCAAAAGGAGCGTTCCTACGCGATCGGCTGGGTCAACAGCGCGACGACGATCGGCGTGATCCTGACCGCGCCGACGGTTGCGCTGTTCATGCGCGTGCTCGGCTTCGACTGGCGCGAAACCTTCATCTACACCGGCGCTTTCGGCGTCCTTCTCCTGATCCTCTGGCTGTGGCTCTACAGCAATCCGCGCGAAAGCGGGAAGGTGAGCGATGCCGAGCTCGCGTGGATCGAACATGATCCACCCGAACAGGTCGAACGCATCGGCTGGGGCCGGATCGTCACCAAGCGCGAGGCGTGGGCGTTCGCGGTCGCCAAATTCCTCATCGATCCCGTCTGGTTCCTGATGCTCTTCTGGCTGCCCAAATATTTCAGCTCGACCTATGACGTTGATCTCAAGGTCGTGCTGCTGCCGATGATCATCATGTATCTGCTGTCCGATGTCGGCAGCATCTTTGGCGGCTGGACCTCGTCGAAACTGATCCAGCAGGGCCACAGCGTCAATTTTGCACGCAAGGTGACGATGGCGATCGCCGGTTGTTTCGTCCTGCCGTTGCTGTTCGTCACCGGGCTCGACAATATGTGGCTGGCCATCGTCCTGATCGGTCTCGCGCTCGCCGGGCATCAGGCGTTTTCGTCGACATTGCTGTCGATCCCGCCCGACATGTTCCCCAAACGCGCGGTCGGATCGGTGATCGGACTTGGCGGCTTTATGGGCGGCGTTGGCGGCATGATCATGGCGAAGTCGACCGGGCTCGTGCTCGACGCAACGGGGGGCAATTACACCTTCATTTTCGCCGCGTGCACGACGGTCTATTTCCTCGCCGTGCTGGCGATCCACCTCCTCAGCCCGCGCCTCGCGCCGGTTACCGTGGAAAGCAAAGCCTGA